The nucleotide sequence CGGCACAGCTCCGGCAGGTACTGCCCGCCGTCGAAGCACCAGGCATTGAGGGTGATGGCCACGTCCAGGCCGTAGTCCTCCCGGCACGCCATCTCGAAGTCGAAGAAGGCGCCCACGCGGTCCCCCAGCCACTTCACGTTGTCCATGAAGAGGTCCGCGTGGATGACGCCGCGAGGCTCCAGCCCCTGGCGCGCCGTGCGCGCCGTCTCCATGTCGCGTTGCAGCTCACGCGCCACGGCCGCCAGCTCCGCGTCCGGGTGCGCCGCCAGCGCCTCCAGCCAGCCGCTCACCGTCTCCGGTCCGTAGGGGTTCTCCCGCGAGCCGGTGAAGGACTGCGTGTCGCGGTGCAGCTTGCCCAGCTCCGCGCCCAGCCGCTCCAGGTGGTCGGCGGTGAGGGCCGGGTGGCGCAGTTCCTCGCCCGGCAGCCAGCGGAAGACGCTGACGCGGCCGCCCTCCAGCTCCAGGAAGGTCGCGCCGTCACGCGTCGTCACCTGCACGGGCCCGGGGAAGTGGTACGCGGCCAGGTGCGCGAGCAGCGCGGATTCAAAGCGCAAATCGTCCGCGGAGCGCACCGTGGTGTGGCGCACGAAGTAGCGCCCGCTCTGCGTCTCCACGCGGTGGTTGGTGTTGATGGAGCCTTGGGGAATGGGCGTCACCTCACTCACAGCCCCGAGCCCGAATGCCTCCGCGACCCGCTCGAATGCCTCGCGGGGTAGCGCCGTGTGTACCGCCATACCTCTGACCTCCCACGTCCGTGTTCACGCCGCCGCCCCCCGTTGACAGTCGAGGGGACCGTTCCTATCTGAGCGCGGCTTCTATACCCGGCACTACGGCCGGCGCACATCCAACTCCAGCGCGGGGGACAGGTCCATGGGCACCGAAGGGCGCAAGGACTGGCAGCGGCGCGAAAGCCTCACCAGCGCGCTGGTTCAGGTGGGCGTGGTGGCGGTGCTGCTCGCGGGCGCGGTGGTCTTCTTCGTCCACCGAGGCACCGTCCGCAAGCAGACGGAGGAACACCTGCGCGCGGCCCGCACCGCCGCCATGCGTGGCAACCCCGCTGACCTCGCCCGCGCGATGACGGAGCTGGAGGCCCTGTTCCAGCTCGACGCCGAGGCCCGTGACGCCCAGGCCCTGGCCGCCGACATCCAGACGGTGCTGTGGCTGGAGCACCGGCAGCCCGGCGCGGACGCCAAGGCCCGCGAGCACCTCGCCCGCGCCGCGCAGTTGGAGTCACAGTCCGGCGAGCGCTACGGCGCCCACGCCCTGCACCTGCTGGCCGCGGGCAAGTCCGCCGAGGCGGAGCAGTACCTGGCCGGGCTCGAGGCCCGCGGCGCCAACAACGCCCGGCTGACGCTGGCCCGGGCCCTGGCGCTCCAGGCGCGCGGCGACCTTCCCGGCGCGAGGCAGGCCTTCGCTCGCGCGGCGGAGGCGTCCTGGCGCGATCCACGCTTCACCACCGCGTACGGCGAGGCCCTGATGGACGAAGGCCAGTACCCGCAGGCGGTGGAGGCCTTCGCCAAGGCCACCAGCGTCAACCCGGACCACCTGCTGGCCCGCGTGTCCACCGCGCTGGCCCACACCTACCAGGGGCGCAAGACGGAGGAAGCGCAGCAGGTGCTCTCCGGCGTGGAGGCCCGGGGCGCGGAGCTGACGCCCGGACTGAAGGCCCGCGCGGGCGCGCTGAAGGCGGAGCTGGCGCTGGCCCGCGGCGCGCCCGACGAGGCCCTCTCCGCCGCGGATGAAGCGCTGAAGGCCGTCCCCGATGAGCACTACGCCCTCTTCGCCCGGGCCCGGGCCCTGGCGGTGAAGCGTGACGTCCAGGCGCGCGCGGCCTTCGAGGCGGCCGTGGCCCGGCGTCGCAATGCGCCCCTGCTCTACCTGGACGGCGCGCGTGCGCTGCAGACCGCCGGTGACACCGACGGCGCGGTGGCCCTGCTGGACGCGTACGAGGCCACCTTCGGTCCGGTGCAGACCACCACCCCGGACGGCAAGAAGGCCGGCCTCTTGGAGAAGGACAGCCGCTACTGGCTGGCGCGCGGCGGCGTGCTGGAGGCCGCCTCCCGTCAGGACGATGCCCTGGTCGCCTACGACAAGGCCCTGGCGGCGCGCGGCGTGGACCTGGCCCGGGCGCAGTACGCCAAGGGCGCGCTGCTACTGGCGCGCAAGGACTACGAGGGCGCCCGCCCGCTGCTGGCCGCCGTGGCACCCGACAGCGGCGCGGGCACGATGGCGGAGGCCTACACCGCCATGGGGGACCTGCTCTTCGCGCAGGGCGAGCACGCCGCCGGCTGCCAGCACTACTTCTTCGGCCTCGCGCGCGCCCAGGCGCAGGGCACGCCCCGCGAGGCGCTGGCGGAGCGCGTGGAGGACATCCGCAAGCGGCTGGTGTCCGCCGGCCAGGCCAGCATGGCCAAGGCCTGGAAGGCGGAGTCGAGCTCGCTCCTAGAGTAGGTCAGTGGGGCTGATGGACTCCGGGCGGGCGCGCACCACGCGCCACTCGCCGTCCTCTTCCTTCTCGAAGGCGCCTTCGATGAGGTAGGCGTTCAGCACGCTGTCGGCGGCCAGGTGCTCCACCTTCTCCGCCTGGGAGCGGCCGAAGATGAAGCGCGCCTGAAACTCCCCTTCCGAGGGCGACACCTCGCGCACCTCCAGGTTCGTCACGAAGACGCGCACCCACTGGCCCCGCAGCACCTGCGCGGTGAGGATGCCGCGCACGTCCTTCTTCGACCAGCCTCCCTGCCCGTTGGAGCGGAAGCGCTCGGAGACGTGCTCCATCACCCCGCCCACGTCCTTCGCCTCCGCGGCGCGCGTCATCACCACCACCTGACGGCGGATGGATTCCTCCACGGTGAGCTGCTGCCGCGGCCAGAAGTACAGCACCGCGCCGGCCGCCAGCAGCGCCAGCACCCCGCCCACCACCTGAGAGCGCGTCACGTTCACCATGGCCCCTCTCACGCCGCCTCGGGCTCGAGCACCAGTTCGTCCGCGTCGATGATTTCCGCGGGCCGCAGCGCCTCGCCAATCTGCTTCAGCCGGCGGTCCGACAGCTGCTCCAGGTACGTGCGGATGTCCGGAACGGCCGTCACCAGCTCGTGGAAGGCCGCGCGCTCCAGGAAGGCCGCCGCCGTCTTGCGCGCCGCCGCCACCGTGGCCGTCGCGCGCAGGCCCGTCAGCAGGGAGATTTCGCCCGCGACCTCGCCCTCGCGCAGCATGCCCAGCGTCACCACGCCGCCCGCCGGGTCCTCCTTCTGCACCACCAGCTCACCGGCCAGCACCAGGAACAGCCCCGGCGAGTGCTCGCCCTCCACCAGCACCTTCTCCCGGGCCTGGAGCGCCCGGAAGGTGAAGCGCCGCAGCAGCGCGCCCCGCTCCGACTCCGGCATCGTCTGGAACATGGGCGAGGTGGCCATCAGGTTGCGCGCCATGCGCTGCTGC is from Myxococcus virescens and encodes:
- a CDS encoding homoserine kinase, which translates into the protein MAVHTALPREAFERVAEAFGLGAVSEVTPIPQGSINTNHRVETQSGRYFVRHTTVRSADDLRFESALLAHLAAYHFPGPVQVTTRDGATFLELEGGRVSVFRWLPGEELRHPALTADHLERLGAELGKLHRDTQSFTGSRENPYGPETVSGWLEALAAHPDAELAAVARELQRDMETARTARQGLEPRGVIHADLFMDNVKWLGDRVGAFFDFEMACREDYGLDVAITLNAWCFDGGQYLPELCRAFIRGYVDVRPLSAVERTNLFGHALYGAVRFTASRIRDYHLSPLPADKLVRKDYRTYLHRARALNAMGPEGFAALLGL
- a CDS encoding tetratricopeptide repeat protein, yielding MGTEGRKDWQRRESLTSALVQVGVVAVLLAGAVVFFVHRGTVRKQTEEHLRAARTAAMRGNPADLARAMTELEALFQLDAEARDAQALAADIQTVLWLEHRQPGADAKAREHLARAAQLESQSGERYGAHALHLLAAGKSAEAEQYLAGLEARGANNARLTLARALALQARGDLPGARQAFARAAEASWRDPRFTTAYGEALMDEGQYPQAVEAFAKATSVNPDHLLARVSTALAHTYQGRKTEEAQQVLSGVEARGAELTPGLKARAGALKAELALARGAPDEALSAADEALKAVPDEHYALFARARALAVKRDVQARAAFEAAVARRRNAPLLYLDGARALQTAGDTDGAVALLDAYEATFGPVQTTTPDGKKAGLLEKDSRYWLARGGVLEAASRQDDALVAYDKALAARGVDLARAQYAKGALLLARKDYEGARPLLAAVAPDSGAGTMAEAYTAMGDLLFAQGEHAAGCQHYFFGLARAQAQGTPREALAERVEDIRKRLVSAGQASMAKAWKAESSSLLE